In Elaeis guineensis isolate ETL-2024a chromosome 1, EG11, whole genome shotgun sequence, a genomic segment contains:
- the LOC105031982 gene encoding eukaryotic peptide chain release factor subunit 1-3, with translation MADGHETDKNIEIWKIKKLIKALEAARGNGTSMISLIMPPRDQISRVTKMLGDEYGTASNIKSRVNRQSVLAAITSAQQRLKLYSKVPPNGLVLYTGTIVTEDGKEKKVTIDFEPFKPINASLYLCDNKFHTEALNELLESDDKFGFIVMDGNGTLFGTLSGNTREVLHKFTVDLPKKHGRGGQSALRFARLRMEKRHNYVRKTAELATQFFINPATSQPNVSGLILAGSADFKTELSQSDMFDPRLQAKILNVVDVSYGGENGFNQAIELSSEILSNVKFIQEKKLIGKYFEEISQDTGKYVFGVDDTLKALEMGAVETLIVWENLDINRYVLKHGTTGEIIIKHLNKDQETDQKNFRDPETSADLEVQEKISLLEWFANEYRRFGCSLEFVTNKSQEGSQFCRGFGGIGGILRYQLDIRAFDDLSDGEYYEDSE, from the coding sequence ATGGCTGATGGCCACGAAACTGATAAGAATATTGAGATTTGGAAGATTAAGAAATTAATCAAGGCACTGGAAGCTGCAAGAGGTAATGGCACAAGCATGATTTCTCTGATCATGCCACCCCGTGATCAAATTTCTCGAGTCACTAAAATGTTGGGTGATGAGTATGGAACTGCCTCGAATATCAAAAGCAGAGTTAATCGACAGTCTGTCTTGGCTGCCATCACTTCTGCTCAGCAGAGGTTGAAGCTTTATAGCAAGGTTCCTCCCAATGGACTAGTTCTGTACACAGGTACCATTGTTACTGAagatggaaaagaaaagaaggtcacAATAGATTTTGAGCCATTCAAGCCGATTAATGCTTCACTGTATCTCTGTGATAACAAGTTTCATACAGAGGCATTGAATGAGCTTTTGGAATCTGATGACAAATTTGGTTTCATAGTTATGGATGGAAATGGAACTCTCTTTGGCACTTTAAGTGGCAATACTCGTGAAGTGCTTCACAAGTTCACGGTTGATCTTCCAAAGAAGCATGGAAGAGGAGGGCAGTCAGCACTGCGATTTGCCCGCCTCCGGATGGAGAAGCGCCATAATTATGTCCGCAAGACAGCTGAACTTGCCACACAATTTTTTATTAATCCTGCTACCAGTCAGCCGAATGTTTCTGGGTTGATTTTGGCTGGTTCTGCTGATTTCAAAACAGAGTTGAGCCAATCTGATATGTTTGATCCTCGTTTACAGGCTAAGATTCTCAATGTAGTTGATGTCTCATATGGAGGTGAGAATGGTTTCAATCAGGCCATCGAACTGTCCTCAGAGATTCTTTCAAATGTCAAGTTCATACAGGAAAAGAAGTTGATAGGAAAGTATTTTGAGGAAATAAGCCAAGACACTGGAAAATATGTCTTTGGGGTGGATGATACGCTGAAAGCTCTTGAAATGGGTGCTGTTGAGACCCTGATCGTGTGGGAAAATTTGGATATTAACAGATATGTGCTAAAGCACGGTACTACTGGGGAAATCATTATAAAGCATTTGAACAAGGACCAAGAAACAGATCAGAAGAACTTCCGAGATCCTGAAACATCTGCAGATCTGGAAGTGCAGGAGAAGATTTCTCTCTTGGAGTGGTTTGCAAATGAGTACAGGCGATTTGGTTGCTCGCTTGAGTTTGTTACCAACAAATCTCAAGAGGGCTCTCAGTTTTGCAGGGGCTTTGGTGGCATTGGTGGGATCCTTCGCTACCAGCTGGACATAAGGGCTTTTGATGATCTGTCAGATGGAGAATATTATGAAGATTCTGAATAG